GGTATCCGGGGTACCCTCCGCCGGCGCAGCAGGGTCCGCTGTACGAAGGGTACCAAGGGTACTTCGCACAAGGGTAtccgccaccgccaccacccCAGCAATACCAGCACTACCACTACGAGCATCACCGTTACGACGATCAGACCGGTTGTGCCTCTTTCTTACAAGGCTGGTACGCCCCTTTGCTATCTCTCCCAATTGGGTTTTTCCATTTATGTTGATTTCTCTTACATGGGATTTGTGAGGAGATATTATCAGAAACTGAAAGACATGGGAATCTTTGAGGAATTGGAgtgaatttgaatatatatggCAAGTTTTCATGTCTAATGAACAACCTTGTTGGTGAGATAAACACGAAGATGTTAAATTCATGTGGGATTTTGTAATTGGGAAAATGAACAATGGTAGACACTCGAATTGTGtagaagcaataatttttttttttccttcaattggGACAAGATGACCaagattcttcaattttttgtaacCTCATGTATGGATGTTTGTTTGTCATGTGCAAGCATTGGAAATGGGTGTAAAACTGAAATTAGATTGTGAGATCGATTGTAGAGATATTTCAAAACTGTGAGGAATAACAACCCAGAAGTGTATTATTAGCTAAACCATAAACTGGTGCCTGATGAAACTTTTATAtaggatttctttttctttcttttttttcttcatgaaaaGTGACTAAAAAGTGCCACAGGAAAAGAAGATTAATGGGTTAATGGAGTGTCTATCTGGTTTTGAAAGATTATTGCCAGTTACAATTCCAGCAAAATTACAACCATTCATATTCCTCCACCTGAATATGTGGTAAATCGGTAGTCATACCATACTTGTCCACTTGGATCATTGACATGAAGAGGCTTGATATTCTTCAATGCTTTTTATTTCTGCTTGTGAATTGCTGCTATACACATCTTTTGGAAAGATGTTAAAGCTTAATATTTATAGAAATTATGGTGTTTCATCTAcaaatgagttttttttgttctgcACGTGCAGTTTGGCTGCGCTTTGCTGCTGCTGTGTGTTGGAGGAGTGCTGCTTTTTTCTTTGATGACACAACAAATAAGTTATTTCTTAAGTTGGCTTGCACTTTGTTGTTGCTGAACCAATTGTTGGATTCTACATAATCTGTGTGGGGGATCTggtaattcttttttctttatgcctCTTATCTGGGTTTTAAGAGGTTCTATGATGTGGTTTCATCGGGTTCTATGCCcgtgtaattttattttattacctGGAATCTGTAAACAGGTGCTATCACAAGTAATATGGTTCTGATTCTAGTGTGATTACATATTCTTCTGATGTTTTATGTGAGCTTCAGTTATACTCCATTTAATCAGGTCTTCAATGCTTCTTTTGCATGTAATGCCTTTTATTATCTCCCTGGTCATATGGTTTGTAGTTTACCTCTCAAATAACTTGCTGCAAATTCACTGTTGGATGATTACTTGTTAATTTTCAGTAGCACATTCGAGCTAAAGAATCATCTTTTCAAGTTGAAAGAGTATTTAGGAAGTAACCACATTCTCAGGCACAAAGTTCTTCGTGTCctcccccttctctctctctctcttcccctctcTCATTTGTCCATATGAACTAAAGACTCTTGCTGCTAGAAATAGTCACAATTTCATATCCCTCTGGCATCTTTCTTCCTTTGTCATCTCTCCGCTGCAGCTGTATTTGCTCTCTTTATCAGAAACTCGGGACCTTTATCATGGAGGGAGGTTATTATTCTGCAGACGGGTGCCACTCTAACCTggcaaagaaagaagaaaagacagAAGGGCCCATACCATCCTCTCGACACAGCATGATAGGTTTTGCATTCAACTTCCCTCTAGCAATTGGCAAATAGTCTGCGATGTAAAACTAAAGCTGACTACCGTAATGTTTCCTTGACTAAATATATAGCTCTGGTTCTTTTAGCTTCACTTTCTTGACCAGAGGAATAGGAGCAAAGCTCTTCAAGCTGCTTGGAACTGTTTCCCTAACATGTGAGTTT
This window of the Corylus avellana chromosome ca5, CavTom2PMs-1.0 genome carries:
- the LOC132182379 gene encoding protein CYSTEINE-RICH TRANSMEMBRANE MODULE 13, producing the protein MSYQKAPQEPYPPPGYGSPYPPPQGYPSAPPYEGYPPPPPPGYPGYPPPAQQGPLYEGYQGYFAQGYPPPPPPQQYQHYHYEHHRYDDQTGCASFLQGCLAALCCCCVLEECCFFL